The window tttcattacatttagTGACCGTTAGAGGGTTTTCGCtacatttacttaatattaattaccaaaaatcTTTCGGTTGTTTTAGAATGATGCAAAAAGATGTATTTAAGTCTTTTATCAATCTTGTATTCAAGAATTTGTGTCCGTTAAGGAGATACGCACCCCtctcccctatcacatcatgggacgtaacacaGGCGAAAAGTACGTGGCCTGATTACaagtctgcctacccctacgggGATAAACGCGtcgtgtattttttgttgttgtatttattatttcaagagGCGAAACTCATCGTTATTAATTCATGGCCTTGAAGAGACGCGACGTAggtaataataagtttaaaatagattAGGAGTTTAAGAGTAAACCCATTACTCTTAGCACGAGAAGATAAGTATAGGTCTAGATAAGATGTGAATTTGCTAACTTCAAAGAACGTGTGGCTCTCAAACCAAATAAACGTggcttaatttatataaatatagttagaATGTTATTTAATGTATGTTGTTTCTAATGTTACAACtgaatagtttattgtaatgtatCGATCAAGGTTAAGATGTTAGTTATATCTTCTGATTGTTAAAGCATATCATGTCgttgtatttcttttaataataagtatccATAGCTTaggcttaaaataaataatttaaatttattatattcattattgaGGGCTATATTCATGTAGATACTATTATTTGTGAAAATCTAAAAAGCCGCCAGCATTTGTTCGCTTATCTGGGTTtggtatgaaaaaatatttttgaaatacgaGCGTACACTGGCTAGCATACAAAATATGAAGCGATTGAAATGTTTCTAAACATGAAATCTCTTTCTGGTTGCGAAGTTCCGTACAATTGGCCTGTTGGACGCACGTAGCATGAATCCTTGATGTCTACATCTATACGAATTCGGGTATAGTTTCGAATTTTTTAGGGAAAACATCACCAGCCTAGTTGTGGTTGATCTTCAGAATACTGCAGAATGggaatactataatatatcattttaatttcctaaaataaaatctaaagaaaaaatgtttttaaagatatggacaataaaattaatatccttAAGCCttgctaattttatttagtgtaaatatttataccatatattttatttattgaatcaaATTCCTTGTCAATTCCAGAGAGCACCAACAGAGGACTCGCTGAAGCGAGGGCTGAGCACTAAATGCGCCGCTCGGGAGACATCAGCGTGCATCGCGCACGAGCTCGTCACATACGTAGACAGGATGCTGCGGACGGCGTCCGTACAGCTCAGTGACGACCTCATGATTGTTGACGAGAGGTAAggatataaatgaaaaataaatatattgctgtGAAGCTAATTAGAATGCATATCTAGGTGAGAAtagaacggactaccgagacgaggATCCGCAGGTCCAAAAACCAAGGCagacacttctgacttttcgtagttatgtttattgtttgcCAATTATGGTTTTGCTTTGGCGATGTGGGATAACATCacgaggaaacctacataatatttagaattattcatTAGAACTTCGAAGGTACATGAACTCTTTTAACCTGCACCATGAACTCTtttagaccagcgtggtggaataaggcttTAACCCTCtttgtagtagaggaggccgatACCGAACAGTGAAACAGTATTACAGtatacagagctggtattataaatttagaacAGGAGTGTAGAGTTCATAACAATATGATTATTGTGATATTTACTtttagaatgtttttattttgaagcaaTAGAGCCAACTTGAAATGACAATTAATCGTTAAGTTTCAATTGCTGAGAGAGATTTTCAGAGGCCCCGAATTACCTCCTATTCTTTAGGATTAGGACCAAAAGTGTTTCAAGGATTCTTCTCAAATGTAAACGTTAATGGGCGGTAaagattgtttaaaattaattggccCAATTGCGCGATTGCCGATCTTTGATAAAAAAGtgtgatgttatttatattagggTAGTGAAACGCGAATATGGTAGTTTAAATACGAACTGATgacgaaattattaattaaacatcccTAAATCATCTAAACAAGAGTCTATTGACAAATAACCGCTGACAATCCAATGAACTATAAACGAGCTTTTCGACAAACAGCTCTTATGTAAACACAACCCAATCACAAATGCATTCCactagaatttaattatttcaacgtTTATAAACGAGGTCCAAACAAAAAACGAGTTACGCTTCCgttgtaactttattttaacaCTATTCGTTAAATTCAGTGATATTTCAACCTGTATGATTTGAAACCATGTTTGCAGTTTAAAAaaccatgttaaaaaaaaactgaacgtTTGACATTATGTATTTTCGGAACTTTTTCAGTTATTTCTTTTTagttaaagtaattaatttggAAGGCAATatgctttagaaaatattacaatcGTTTGAGTCACGAAAGTCTGTTTTATTAACGCTGTCACTATTTAACTCCGGTTTAATTATTGGAACATTGCGGCGAAGAAGACATAAGAGAGGAAAGCCAGACCGGATTGAAACAGATTACGTAATTAAAATTGGCAATGACAGAACGAATATTAAGCCGTAATTCGGGAAGAAAGGATCGggtagataaataattaaaagaggTGTAGGTATTAAATTAGTAAAGGAAATACATAAGTAAAGAATACAGGTAGTGGCGGCCTTAAACCACACGAGGCCCCTGTAGATCGAAAAGAAAGTTctccggttttaacagtttcgtcagCAAGATAGCAAAAGGTATGACAAGGCACCACGCGAGGCCCCTGTAAGCGCAAGGCCCCGGACAGTTTCCCGTTTTATCTCCCCCAAAGCCCACCTCTGCTTATAAGATAATACGCATGATATACAATCGttgtatatttaacaataaaatttatatctataaacattcaaactctTTACTactctacttttaatattattctagaaatatgatattttgaTTGATAGCTCTTGTCTTAAATCAAACGACTCACTTGCACGTTTACCTTATTAACAATAGTTCATCACATCATGGTTACCTAAAACGATTCTCTTTACAGTCATGGCGCAGCAGCCGACATGCCCGTCAGTTCGGAATCCATTGGCAGAGCAGGAACCTCTCTCCAGGAGCAAGCGCAGCAAGTAATCTTCGACAAGTTGTGGACATTCGCTACCACCAGGTCTCTAAGATACAGATTGTTGGATGGGGCTGACCTGGTGGTCGCCGGGAAGCAAGAGAATGATGGAAGCTTTGGCGTGGGTGAGTTGAGactttttataatgtaagaATAATGCACCAGACCGGTGTAGTTGGCTCAAGTTGTTCTTTCGtagggcatgggcctcctcttgCAGTGAGAGGGTTTGAGCTGTTGTGTACCAAACCAAGAAATCCATAATCCTAAATCCTATTTTGTATCATACGTCTGGAAATTTGATAGCCTTTACGTCTAATtggatataaacaataatttatatagaaactaGAAGTTTATTCAGGAAAGTTAAGAAATACGATCCCTTCATTATAACGTctaattaaatttggaattacTGACTTCGATGAAACCAATATACTCTAGTTCGGTTTATCTATTTAGGAACAAATTTTGGGCTCAGTTAGTTTactatttagtttaattaaggAGACCAGTTTATTACCCTGCAGTCGTAAAGTAAAGTACGTAAAGCACAAACTTATGTAGgcgtctttattttatttagtctaCCATCTTCTTTTATAAAGGTAAGCTCTAAaggatgataatattatgctcgtaaaaatactttgtatttaatttataaagagcGTAAACTCTGGACATCTTTTTAAGAGAGAATTGTAAATGGACCTTACAATAAACTTTTCAGTCGAATGCAGAGAAACCTTAAATTCCaataatatatagctaaacTTAATCTTGAACTCAATTTAGCTAGTAATACTAAGCCGATTTTCTCTTGTAATTCGTTTTGGGATCTTTGatctataaataagtaaaatatggcTATTATGGCCTTTACATTTAATACGCAAATCGATATGTCAATgtacaaaagtaatttatatgatGTGAACATATTTTCGTTTTGtatatcaattatttctttGATATAAGTATAAggaatatatacctacattaccAGTACTTTTGCTACCATATTACTTTAAGCATTAACCGCTAACATTCAATCTTAAATTTTCAGGAGTATCAGTTAAAGCAGCCAAGCCCATGGAAACAGGCAGAAGACAGAACAAGAACATGGGTCCATTCCTCGCAGCGGCTGCGATGAAGATCGGTCTTCTCGGAGCGCTGTTCTTCAAGGGTCTGACCCTGATGGTTGGCAAGGCGCTGCTGATATCCAAGATAGCTCTCCTGCTAGCCACCATCATCGGCCTGAAGAAACTGTTCTCTC of the Manduca sexta isolate Smith_Timp_Sample1 chromosome 18, JHU_Msex_v1.0, whole genome shotgun sequence genome contains:
- the LOC115450382 gene encoding uncharacterized protein LOC115450382 translates to MNALLISILLFGIARSSEIDNDRAPTEDSLKRGLSTKCAARETSACIAHELVTYVDRMLRTASVQLSDDLMIVDESHGAAADMPVSSESIGRAGTSLQEQAQQVIFDKLWTFATTRSLRYRLLDGADLVVAGKQENDGSFGVGVSVKAAKPMETGRRQNKNMGPFLAAAAMKIGLLGALFFKGLTLMVGKALLISKIALLLATIIGLKKLFSPQVTD